The following are from one region of the Leptospiraceae bacterium genome:
- a CDS encoding HesA/MoeB/ThiF family protein — translation MLSTLELTRYSRNILLSEVGRKGQEKLKDSMVTVVGAGGLGSPVLYYLAAAGVGAIQIIDSDKVDLTNLQRQILYNTSSVNKDKAEEAESVLRSLNPNLSILSQNARLTASNIEGIFQGSNLIIEGSDNFETKFLVNDACHFLNIPLILAGILRFEGQVIGILPKQTSCYRCIFHSPPDADSVPNCGEAGVIGSVAGIIGSIQVTESIKFLLGQEQGLFGSILSVDAKTMEFRKISIPKNKACPLCGENPSITKIEDIVLKTCDWE, via the coding sequence GTGTTATCCACATTAGAGCTAACGCGTTATTCTAGAAATATCTTACTATCCGAGGTAGGAAGAAAAGGACAGGAGAAATTAAAAGACTCAATGGTTACAGTAGTAGGAGCAGGGGGGCTTGGAAGTCCCGTCTTATACTACTTAGCCGCTGCGGGAGTAGGAGCAATTCAAATCATTGACTCTGATAAAGTTGATCTTACCAATCTACAACGCCAGATTCTTTACAACACTTCATCGGTTAATAAGGATAAGGCGGAAGAAGCGGAGTCGGTATTGCGGAGTCTAAATCCCAATTTGAGCATTCTTTCGCAAAATGCGAGATTAACCGCTTCCAATATAGAAGGAATTTTTCAGGGCTCCAATTTAATCATTGAAGGATCTGATAATTTTGAAACAAAGTTCTTAGTAAACGATGCCTGTCATTTTTTAAATATCCCTCTTATCCTTGCGGGTATTCTGAGATTTGAAGGACAGGTCATAGGAATTCTACCAAAGCAAACTTCTTGCTATAGATGTATCTTTCATTCTCCGCCGGATGCAGACAGTGTCCCCAATTGCGGCGAAGCAGGAGTAATCGGTAGTGTCGCGGGCATCATTGGCTCTATACAAGTAACGGAGTCTATTAAATTCTTACTCGGTCAAGAGCAGGGGCTATTTGGTAGTATCCTTTCAGTGGATGCAAAGACAATGGAGTTTAGAAAAATTTCCATCCCCAAAAACAAAGCCTGTCCTCTCTGCGGAGAAAATCCAAGTATTACAAAGATTGAAGACATTGTATTAAAGACTTGTGATTGGGAATAA
- a CDS encoding cyclic nucleotide-binding domain-containing protein, with product MLSIEKLFLSLLPIPLFILLYQRHFLKNSRFSVFLDAFLYGVLQAALLLLVFPWLDDFFESDTKILTGFINAALFEKTTAFLFLFFLFKKQYSKLNVNESVCFGMFLGIGFSALENIFYAIQTNSSMIFLRMFTSVPLHITTCGIIAYYLALRQAYYTTKNRTSNLIYAYTIPLLFHGIYDSCLLIGNEITYVIGPELVFLILALEYLMARALALPHTSELEKQNISLEDWEAIQLQPQYERWIIRSMGKKNAEFVPFFSISIGVKRGIAIGLLLLVSVVFYLFQAQLIYIFDLKLNDFEMITLFAIYPIVLGFNLFLLGAINPEYFKNSIISIPIIMEVNVEKGLDTKSMVGSDVTSFNSFLRTFDTLEIGHKLEISYLYSDFKSPTIKGTVIWDNHEDFERPMGSIVRFETLPKGFHRFLFQYELYKLGKGILYNLKFPGFKKIRKLFVKESTVMEHNNYYTAGTILFKEGETGKKFYLLKKGSIEVCKHTEAGEKISLGFVEAGEIFGEMSILGNQPRSASAVCMTNCVVATADGDNLEALIKSNPDFSLKLIQTLATRIGYSERLLKNRMQEIEDQLKIEQQKNKILEDKISMLPSPITSPKISQHSKYRKRRKSSS from the coding sequence TTGCTTTCAATTGAAAAACTTTTTCTCTCTTTATTACCTATTCCTCTTTTTATTCTTTTATATCAGAGGCATTTTCTCAAGAACTCTCGGTTTAGCGTTTTCCTAGACGCTTTTTTATATGGTGTCCTGCAAGCAGCATTACTACTCCTAGTATTTCCTTGGTTGGATGATTTTTTTGAGAGCGATACCAAGATTCTTACAGGCTTCATCAATGCAGCACTCTTCGAGAAAACAACTGCATTTTTGTTTTTGTTTTTTCTTTTTAAAAAACAATATTCCAAGCTCAATGTCAATGAGAGTGTTTGCTTTGGAATGTTTTTAGGAATTGGTTTTTCTGCTTTAGAAAATATTTTCTACGCCATCCAAACAAATTCCTCCATGATTTTTTTGCGGATGTTTACTTCTGTTCCACTGCATATTACTACCTGTGGGATAATAGCCTATTACCTCGCGCTAAGACAGGCTTACTACACGACCAAGAATAGAACTAGCAATTTAATTTATGCTTATACCATTCCACTTTTGTTTCACGGGATTTATGATTCCTGTCTTTTGATTGGAAATGAAATTACGTATGTGATTGGTCCGGAATTGGTTTTTTTAATTCTTGCATTGGAATACTTAATGGCTCGTGCACTCGCACTACCCCATACGAGTGAATTAGAAAAACAAAATATTTCCCTTGAAGACTGGGAGGCAATCCAACTACAACCTCAGTATGAAAGATGGATTATCCGCTCAATGGGAAAAAAGAATGCCGAATTTGTTCCTTTCTTTTCTATTTCAATTGGTGTCAAAAGAGGAATCGCCATCGGATTGTTGCTGTTAGTCTCTGTAGTTTTTTATCTTTTTCAAGCTCAACTCATTTATATTTTTGATTTAAAACTGAACGATTTTGAAATGATTACACTGTTTGCCATTTACCCCATCGTGCTTGGATTTAATTTATTTTTACTAGGCGCAATCAATCCAGAATATTTCAAAAACAGTATCATTAGCATTCCTATCATCATGGAAGTAAACGTAGAAAAGGGTCTCGATACAAAGTCAATGGTTGGCTCCGATGTGACTTCATTTAATAGTTTTCTTAGGACTTTTGATACACTCGAGATTGGACACAAATTAGAAATTTCTTATCTATATTCTGATTTTAAATCTCCTACAATTAAAGGAACTGTGATTTGGGATAACCACGAAGACTTTGAGCGACCGATGGGAAGTATCGTTCGATTTGAAACACTCCCGAAAGGCTTTCATCGTTTTCTATTTCAATATGAACTTTACAAATTAGGAAAAGGAATTTTATACAATCTCAAATTTCCAGGCTTTAAGAAGATTAGAAAACTATTTGTAAAAGAATCAACTGTGATGGAGCATAATAACTATTATACCGCCGGAACCATTCTTTTCAAAGAAGGCGAAACTGGAAAAAAATTCTATCTCCTAAAAAAGGGAAGTATTGAAGTATGTAAGCACACAGAGGCAGGAGAGAAAATTAGTTTAGGATTTGTAGAAGCTGGAGAAATTTTTGGAGAGATGTCCATCCTCGGAAATCAACCAAGATCAGCAAGCGCAGTCTGCATGACAAACTGTGTAGTGGCAACAGCAGATGGTGATAACCTGGAAGCTCTTATAAAAAGTAATCCCGACTTTTCATTGAAACTGATTCAAACTCTCGCTACTAGAATCGGATATTCGGAACGACTTTTGAAAAACAGAATGCAAGAAATCGAAGATCAATTAAAAATTGAACAGCAAAAAAATAAAATCCTAGAAGATAAGATAAGTATGCTCCCTTCCCCAATCACTAGTCCAAAAATTTCTCAACACTCAAAGTATCGCAAACGACGAAAATCCTCAAGTTAA
- a CDS encoding DUF2281 domain-containing protein, producing MSSELLLENISSLPPIARQEIFDFVSFLLHKYKAETSISDTANQFKLSDKGKEFIDKRLALMESNPKALSSWEDVKQRLYKKHNWKSADFRYYPHKP from the coding sequence ATGTCTTCTGAACTTCTTTTAGAAAATATAAGTAGTCTCCCACCTATTGCTAGGCAGGAGATTTTTGACTTTGTCAGTTTTCTCCTTCATAAATATAAAGCTGAAACTTCTATCTCTGATACGGCTAATCAATTCAAACTCTCCGACAAAGGAAAAGAATTTATTGATAAACGACTTGCTCTTATGGAATCTAATCCTAAAGCCTTGTCCTCCTGGGAAGATGTGAAACAAAGACTTTATAAAAAGCACAATTGGAAATCTGCGGATTTTCGCTATTATCCACACAAGCCGTAA
- a CDS encoding carboxypeptidase-like regulatory domain-containing protein yields the protein MNNKKDFKTVTSNSFLVSVCILGLFAFAVTGCDYKSSNTSSLLGKAILNFQRGLNSVRTVGITVTCDTDTPAISTKKISGKIKDTSSLVNIPNARISTDTASSLVTLSDEAGSFSIAGIESTTTDVTVGVTATGYDTLSQKIKLTCQNSVVTILISKVTIAAAGVNAMTMDNSKLDDGNIQ from the coding sequence ATGAATAATAAAAAGGATTTTAAAACAGTCACCTCGAACAGCTTCCTCGTGAGTGTATGCATCTTAGGACTATTCGCATTTGCTGTAACTGGTTGCGATTACAAAAGCTCAAATACTTCTAGCTTGCTGGGGAAAGCAATTCTGAATTTCCAACGCGGATTGAACTCTGTGAGGACTGTTGGAATAACAGTGACATGTGATACAGATACTCCCGCGATTTCGACAAAGAAAATCAGCGGAAAAATAAAGGACACCAGCTCTTTAGTAAACATTCCAAACGCGAGAATTTCAACGGATACAGCTTCTTCGCTTGTAACACTGAGCGATGAAGCAGGTAGTTTTAGCATTGCTGGAATTGAATCGACTACAACGGATGTCACAGTAGGCGTAACGGCTACTGGCTATGATACGCTGAGCCAAAAAATAAAACTTACCTGCCAAAATTCCGTTGTAACGATTCTCATCAGTAAAGTAACAATAGCCGCTGCCGGAGTCAATGCAATGACAATGGATAATTCTAAATTGGATGATGGAAATATTCAGTAG
- a CDS encoding WG repeat-containing protein: protein MKLFNKMILISFLFLNIRCTIFEIIFSPKSEGKVLFGYMDKKGKETIPPKYKKAHPFKEDLANVKYENNLWGFIDKKDNRVIEANYFDAKEFSEGLAAVKVNDAYSAKNWGYVNKTGEMVISPSFYSAGEFRNGIARVTLEYTKRSGFANHLHGYINKEGKIIATDKDRTTSLERDNHSYADGLLPVKTPDGWGFQNLAGEMITKDSYYEIRSFSEGMAAVAVNIDSPDTLKKFSDLIGGVPGSVISVVSGTNTVILWGYINTSGKMVIPFTYLQVTPFTNGFAVVNNLKVDPISKSGYFFINKKGENQYNSSFEFAKGFSSGLACVTSISDERGNTKSYYINPTGKKALDSVDGRELFSCEPFSDGVAFIRTSETFQKDQNSFAEFTYREGYIDNKGNPIYPLSIQKDFDGLRTFSNGMAMFNRYFKN from the coding sequence ATGAAACTGTTTAATAAAATGATTCTAATCTCTTTTCTTTTTTTAAATATCCGATGCACAATCTTTGAAATTATTTTTAGCCCAAAAAGCGAAGGAAAAGTTCTATTTGGTTATATGGATAAAAAAGGAAAAGAAACAATTCCTCCCAAATACAAAAAGGCTCATCCATTCAAAGAGGATTTAGCAAATGTAAAATATGAAAATAATCTCTGGGGATTTATTGATAAGAAAGACAATCGTGTGATTGAAGCAAATTACTTTGATGCAAAGGAATTCTCAGAAGGCTTAGCTGCGGTTAAGGTAAATGATGCTTATTCGGCAAAGAACTGGGGTTATGTCAACAAGACGGGGGAGATGGTGATTAGCCCTTCTTTTTATTCTGCTGGAGAATTTAGAAATGGAATTGCGCGTGTTACGTTAGAATATACAAAAAGATCCGGTTTCGCAAATCATTTACACGGATATATAAACAAAGAAGGAAAAATCATTGCGACTGATAAAGATAGAACCACTTCGTTAGAAAGGGATAATCATTCTTATGCGGATGGATTGTTACCGGTAAAGACTCCCGACGGATGGGGCTTCCAAAATCTAGCGGGCGAGATGATTACAAAAGACAGCTACTATGAAATACGTAGTTTTTCAGAAGGCATGGCGGCTGTAGCGGTTAATATTGATAGTCCAGATACTCTAAAGAAATTCTCAGACCTAATAGGTGGAGTGCCTGGAAGTGTAATCAGTGTAGTGTCTGGAACAAATACTGTTATCCTCTGGGGCTATATAAACACCTCAGGGAAAATGGTGATTCCTTTTACTTATTTGCAAGTGACTCCGTTTACAAATGGATTTGCCGTGGTCAATAATTTGAAAGTAGATCCTATAAGTAAGAGTGGATATTTTTTTATCAATAAAAAAGGAGAGAATCAATACAATTCGAGCTTTGAGTTCGCTAAGGGTTTTTCTAGCGGACTTGCCTGCGTTACGTCTATTTCAGACGAAAGAGGAAATACAAAGTCTTACTATATAAATCCCACCGGTAAAAAGGCATTAGACTCAGTCGATGGAAGAGAGCTTTTTAGTTGCGAGCCTTTTAGCGATGGAGTTGCCTTTATTCGAACCAGTGAAACTTTCCAAAAAGATCAAAATTCATTTGCCGAGTTCACTTATAGAGAGGGTTACATTGACAATAAGGGTAATCCTATTTATCCGCTCTCCATACAAAAAGACTTTGATGGACTTAGAACTTTCTCCAATGGAATGGCTATGTTCAATCGGTATTTTAAAAATTAG
- a CDS encoding LruC domain-containing protein, producing the protein MKQILSIVFVLAIALVGCDQKKKQLIPIQSLAQESAPTTTSVGTTGNSANTANTNNPASVATVSIPSSTSTATTLADAQPSATVTVNPSGNTPFTYQTNTTIPVNMTVTDNQGNPVSPATVTITNPTENNVLLQQVTDASGNVTGSVTVPSTTTQVNVTITSGGSTSQPVVVPLQVPVTTNGTSTNQPISSIGNVTLPISNPTGNGTQIADRDGDGIDDQHDFYPDDPKKATKIRFPATGVNTISFEDLYPNAGDADLNDYVVQFYNEEDLNAQGQIVEVRGAYQHVARGAGYRHKLNLLFPNTVNISFESTITDAAGVPNNTGLTIFTPTSAQLDAGLTILGNSANTISSQNVELNQTYAPGHVSKIKVIFNTPVARSVVGSAPYNIYLQVINTNQNIFFPGRYFDAEGKDLYMDSNGFPWAIMVPGVWAWPLERQDIRNASVTGYSRFNSWATSKGVNDKDWYTTVTSGKVYPLPSEPSNLLAYLKGTESNTNLFIAISLAVFGISMGIILRKKLKSA; encoded by the coding sequence ATGAAACAAATTCTTTCAATAGTATTCGTTTTGGCTATCGCCCTAGTAGGTTGCGATCAAAAGAAAAAACAACTCATTCCAATTCAAAGTCTTGCTCAAGAGTCAGCACCAACAACTACGAGTGTAGGAACTACAGGTAATAGCGCGAATACGGCTAACACAAATAATCCTGCAAGCGTTGCTACTGTGAGCATACCAAGTTCTACCTCTACCGCGACAACTTTAGCTGATGCACAACCCAGTGCTACGGTTACAGTCAATCCTAGCGGCAACACACCATTTACCTACCAAACAAATACAACTATTCCAGTTAATATGACCGTTACGGATAATCAGGGTAATCCTGTAAGTCCAGCCACTGTCACGATTACAAATCCAACAGAGAATAATGTGCTATTACAACAAGTCACTGATGCAAGTGGAAATGTTACAGGTAGCGTAACAGTTCCTAGCACAACGACTCAAGTAAATGTAACAATAACATCAGGAGGCTCGACAAGTCAGCCTGTAGTTGTTCCACTGCAAGTCCCAGTCACTACAAATGGAACTTCAACGAATCAACCAATTAGTTCTATTGGAAATGTTACACTTCCAATTTCTAATCCAACCGGCAATGGAACACAAATCGCTGATAGAGATGGAGATGGAATTGACGACCAACATGATTTTTATCCGGATGATCCTAAAAAAGCTACGAAGATTCGTTTTCCTGCAACTGGTGTAAATACAATTTCCTTTGAAGATTTATATCCGAACGCAGGGGATGCAGATTTAAATGACTATGTAGTCCAATTTTACAATGAAGAAGATTTGAATGCACAGGGTCAAATTGTAGAAGTGCGTGGAGCATACCAGCACGTAGCCAGAGGTGCAGGTTATCGTCATAAACTGAATCTTCTATTTCCAAATACTGTAAACATTTCCTTCGAAAGCACAATTACAGATGCAGCAGGCGTTCCAAATAACACTGGACTAACGATATTTACCCCAACAAGTGCTCAGCTAGACGCAGGTTTAACAATACTTGGTAACAGTGCAAATACAATTAGCTCCCAAAACGTTGAGTTAAATCAAACTTATGCGCCAGGTCATGTATCAAAGATCAAGGTTATTTTTAATACACCAGTAGCAAGAAGTGTAGTCGGTTCTGCGCCTTACAATATTTATCTGCAAGTCATCAACACAAACCAAAATATTTTCTTTCCTGGAAGATACTTTGATGCAGAAGGCAAAGATCTGTATATGGACTCAAATGGATTTCCTTGGGCAATCATGGTTCCGGGCGTTTGGGCTTGGCCTTTAGAGAGACAAGATATTAGAAATGCAAGTGTTACCGGTTACTCACGATTTAACTCTTGGGCAACATCAAAAGGAGTGAACGACAAGGATTGGTATACAACAGTAACAAGTGGTAAAGTTTATCCTCTTCCTTCTGAGCCAAGCAATTTACTTGCTTACTTAAAAGGAACTGAGTCAAATACAAATCTTTTCATTGCTATATCTCTTGCCGTCTTTGGTATTTCCATGGGCATAATCCTTCGCAAGAAATTAAAATCAGCATAA
- a CDS encoding HEAT repeat domain-containing protein gives MLNKLWFALCVFILSVSISAEVPVEVHVKNLSSGSDSDKISACHFLGKEKQESKYLSEIQEVLKTTDNSRVAVACANALGYIQEKGSSTTALKNKIMSESNSDVVYACLASIVNIAIKNGYEADAKSAVQYSDINHRSDEFVADLIDRIKKKFKE, from the coding sequence ATGTTAAACAAACTTTGGTTTGCTCTTTGTGTTTTTATCTTGAGCGTTTCTATATCTGCTGAGGTGCCGGTCGAAGTGCATGTAAAAAATTTATCATCTGGATCGGATTCAGATAAAATTTCTGCATGTCATTTTCTTGGAAAAGAAAAACAAGAGTCAAAATATCTATCTGAAATACAAGAGGTTCTTAAGACAACCGACAATTCGCGAGTAGCCGTAGCCTGCGCGAATGCGCTCGGGTATATCCAAGAAAAAGGAAGTTCTACTACTGCTCTCAAAAATAAAATCATGTCTGAATCGAATTCCGATGTGGTCTATGCCTGTCTTGCTTCCATTGTGAATATCGCAATCAAAAATGGATACGAGGCAGATGCAAAGTCAGCAGTGCAATACTCGGATATCAATCACAGAAGTGATGAATTTGTTGCTGATTTAATTGACAGAATCAAGAAAAAGTTCAAAGAGTAA